A single genomic interval of Zingiber officinale cultivar Zhangliang chromosome 4A, Zo_v1.1, whole genome shotgun sequence harbors:
- the LOC121969464 gene encoding aspartic proteinase 36-like — protein sequence MERAKDRCFAFAFFLLFVVFLAVDSAGPPPGPALRSLAGSPNLVLPLFLSRANSTRRSPGSRRFLSRQLAADARMSLYDDLLANGYYTTRLFIGSPPQEFALIVDSGSTVTYVPCSTCEQCGNHQDPRFQPDLSSTYEPVKCSVACTCDQDQKQCTYERQYAEMSSSSGVLGEDLISFGTESELKPQRAIFGCENSETGDLFSQRADGIIGLGRGQLSIMDQLVSKGVIGDSFSLCYGGMDIGGGAMVLGEITPPTDMVFSPSNSARSPYYNIELKSIDVDGRLLKLDPRIFDGKHGTVLDSGTTYAYLPKEAFLAFKDAIMSKLHSLKQIPGPDPNYKDICFSGARSDVSQLSNIFPKVHMVFGNGEKLLLSPENYLFRHSKVSGAYCLGVFQNGKDRTTLLGGIIVRNTLVTYDRQNEKIGFWKTNCSELWERLHMGGASSPTPLESATSTISDSPAPSPAVLPDHFEIGLITFDMSLNITYAELLPHKKELAVLIAHELGVNTNQVHLINITSEGNTSRVRWEIIPDGSSSYFSSSTAMTIISRLTEHQVHLPENFGSYQLVEWNIVPPSRRTWWGKHAVAIVVGISLVILLSFSTLLVWYFWRQSKGFSTYRPVDAPVPEQELQPL from the exons ATGGAACGTGCGAAGGATCGGTGCTTTGCCTTCGCCTTCTTTCTGCTCTTCGTCGTGTTCCTCGCCGTGGACTCCGCTGGTCCGCCGCCAGGACCCGCGCTCCGCTCTCTTGCCGGATCTCCGAACTTGGTTCTGCCGCTATTCCTCTCCCGCGCGAATTCCACTCGGAGATCCCCCGGGTCGAGGCGCTTTCTTTCCCGGCAGCTTGCCGCCGACGCTCGGATGAGCCTCTACGATGATCTCCTCGCCAACGG GTATTATACTACGAGGCTCTTTATCGGTTCACCGCCTCAGGAATTTGCTTTGATTGTGGATTCAGGGAGTACGGTCACATACGTTCCTTGCTCCACATGCGAGCAATGTGGGAATCATCAG GACCCAAGATTTCAACCTGATTTATCAAGCACATATGAACCCGTAAAATGCAGTGTTGCTTGTACCTGTGACCAGGACCAAAAGCAGTGTACTTATGAGAGACAATATGCTGAAATGAGCTCGAGTAGTGGTGTGCTTGGTGAGGACCTTATATCATTTGGAACAGAAAGTGAACTTAAACCTCAGCGTGCTATTTTTGGGTGTGAAAATTCTGAAACTGGCGATTTATTTAGTCAACGTGCTGATGGCATTATTGGTTTGGGCCGAGGACAGCTCAGTATAATGGACCAGCTTGTTTCAAAGGGTGTTATTGGTGATTCGTTTTCTTTATGCTATGGTGGGATGGATATTGGTGGAGGTGCAATGGTCCTTGGTGAGATAACTCCGCCTACTGACATGGTGTTTTCTCCATCAAATTCTGCTAGAAG TCCATACTACAATATTGAGCTCAAGTCAATAGATGTGGATGGTAGGCTACTGAAACTAGATCCAAGGATATTTGATGGCAAGCATGGCACAGTCTTGGATAGTGGAACCACATATGCATATCTGCCAAAAGAAGCATTTTTGGCATTTAAAGATGCT ATCATGAGCAAGTTACATTCTCTTAAACAAATACCTGGACCTGATCCAAATTATAAAGATATTTGCTTTTCTGGCGCTAGAAG TGATGTCTCTCAACTGTCAAACATCTTCCCAAAGGTTCATATGGTATTTGGTAATGGAGAAAAGCTATTACTTTCACCAGAGAACTACTTGTTCCGG CACTCCAAGGTTAGCGGTGCTTATTGCTTGGGAGTCTTTCAGAATGGAAAAGACCGGACGACACTTTTAGGGG GCATTATTGTTAGGAATACATTGGTCACTTATGACCGTCAGAATGAGAAAATTGGATTTTGGAAAACCAACTGCTCTGAATTATGGGAGAGATTACATATGGGAGGAGCCTCATCACCGACACCTTTAGAGTCAGCAACTTCCACCATATCTGACTCACCTGCTCCTTCTCCTGCTGTTTTACCAG ATCACTTCGAAATTGGGCTTATAACCTTTGATATGTCTCTGAACATTACATATGCTGAACTATTGCCCCACAAAAAAGAACTAGCAGTGCTAATTGCGCATGAATTGGGGGTGAATACAAATCAG GTTCATTTGATAAATATTACAAGTGAGGGAAACACTTCCAGAGTAAGGTGGGAAATTATTCCAGATGGGTCTTCCAGTTACTTTTCTAGTTCAACAGCCATG ACCATTATATCCCGGTTAACTGAGCATCAAGTTCACCTTCCTGAAAATTTTGGAAGTTATCAGTTGGTTGAATGGAATATTGTGCCTCCTTCAAGAAG AACATGGTGGGGAAAGCATGCAGTGGCAATTGTTGTAGGAATATCACTTGTAATTTTGCTCAGTTTCTCGACCCTCTTGGTGTGGTACTTCTGGAGACAGAGCAAAGGGTTCAGTACATACAGGCCTGTTGATGCACCTGTTCCTGAACAAGAATTGCAACCATTGTAA